The following proteins are encoded in a genomic region of Bradyrhizobium sp. SK17:
- a CDS encoding TRAP transporter large permease, with product MSAPVVLALMSFCFLFFGYLGVPVPFSLMAGVFVGALLSDVSLAAIIQKIFDGVDSEALLAIPFFLLVGELMSSANVVVRIANLSVSLVGHIRGGLSQVVVVFSMFFSEMSGSTTADVAVMSRALGGPMKREGYEPAFIAAIIASASTIAALVPPSITAVVYGAVGNVSIAGLFMAGVVPGLMIGFGLMIYCYFFGPSGLRKPRAPLRQVAFAAGDAALPLMIPVILLGGILTGWFTPTEAGVVAVAYIIIVVIPALNRGHLKKIPYDFCLAGLIFSLPLITIGAANAFGWMLAYLRGAIYIADWITSIAGNDPHLIMLLMVLLFTVVGDFIEPVPTIIIFMPLVNALTQAGDINGVHMGVVLIATLAFGLITPPYGLVLLMASKFVGVSFAKALRAALPIYVVFLITICFTIYFPKVVLWLPKQVIPESVGCFKAPGGTGYICPN from the coding sequence GTGAGCGCACCGGTCGTGCTTGCGCTGATGTCGTTCTGCTTCCTGTTCTTCGGCTATCTCGGCGTGCCGGTGCCGTTCTCGCTGATGGCCGGCGTCTTCGTCGGCGCGCTGCTGTCGGATGTCTCGCTGGCGGCGATCATCCAGAAAATCTTCGACGGCGTCGATTCCGAGGCGCTACTGGCGATCCCGTTTTTCCTGCTGGTCGGCGAGCTCATGAGCTCGGCCAATGTCGTGGTCCGCATCGCCAACCTGTCGGTCTCGCTGGTCGGGCATATCAGGGGCGGGCTGTCGCAGGTCGTGGTCGTCTTCAGCATGTTCTTCTCGGAGATGTCGGGCTCGACCACCGCCGACGTCGCCGTCATGAGCCGGGCGCTCGGCGGGCCGATGAAGCGGGAAGGCTATGAGCCGGCCTTCATCGCCGCGATCATCGCCTCCGCCTCGACCATCGCGGCGCTGGTGCCGCCGAGCATCACGGCGGTGGTCTATGGCGCGGTCGGCAATGTCTCGATCGCCGGCCTGTTCATGGCGGGCGTAGTGCCCGGGCTGATGATCGGCTTCGGGCTGATGATCTATTGCTATTTCTTCGGGCCTTCAGGCCTGCGCAAGCCGCGCGCGCCGCTGCGCCAGGTCGCGTTCGCCGCCGGCGACGCCGCGCTGCCGTTGATGATCCCGGTGATCCTGCTCGGCGGCATCCTGACCGGCTGGTTCACCCCGACCGAGGCCGGCGTGGTCGCGGTCGCCTACATCATCATCGTGGTGATCCCGGCGCTGAACCGCGGACACCTGAAGAAGATCCCATACGATTTCTGCCTGGCCGGCCTGATCTTCTCGCTGCCGCTGATCACGATCGGGGCGGCGAATGCATTCGGCTGGATGCTCGCTTATCTGCGCGGTGCGATCTACATCGCCGACTGGATCACCTCGATCGCCGGCAACGATCCCCACCTCATCATGCTCTTGATGGTGTTGCTGTTCACCGTGGTCGGCGACTTCATCGAGCCGGTCCCGACCATCATCATCTTCATGCCGCTGGTCAACGCGCTGACCCAGGCCGGCGATATCAACGGCGTGCATATGGGCGTGGTGCTGATCGCGACGCTTGCCTTCGGCCTGATCACGCCGCCTTACGGGTTGGTGCTGTTGATGGCCTCGAAATTCGTCGGCGTCAGCTTCGCCAAAGCGCTGCGGGCGGCGTTGCCGATCTACGTCGTGTTCCTGATCACGATCTGCTTCACGATCTATTTTCCGAAGGTCGTGCTGTGGCTACCCAAGCAGGTGATCCCGGAATCTGTCGGCTGCTTCAAGGCGCCGGGCGGCACCGGCTACATCTGCCCGAACTAG
- a CDS encoding histidine phosphatase family protein: MAFPSRSFLCLRHGTTDWNRQGRFQGLTDNALNADGIAEAHAAARRLAGVAVAAIVASPLRRAVQTAEVVAATLSKDISIDAGIIECDFGSLEGQSIREAMQQHGITAMEDITTILPADGEPWPAVSERALRCVAAWQQRHPRADILFVCHDGVMQAMAEVLCGGFFENHHETPFRYARNGNGWKLEQIG; this comes from the coding sequence GTGGCATTTCCTTCGCGCTCGTTCCTGTGCCTGCGGCACGGGACCACCGACTGGAATCGGCAGGGTCGCTTTCAGGGCCTGACCGACAATGCCCTGAACGCGGACGGCATCGCCGAGGCACATGCCGCGGCGCGCCGATTGGCCGGCGTCGCGGTTGCAGCGATCGTTGCAAGCCCGCTGCGCCGCGCCGTCCAGACCGCGGAGGTGGTGGCGGCGACGCTGTCCAAGGACATCAGCATCGATGCCGGCATCATCGAGTGCGATTTCGGCAGCCTCGAGGGCCAATCGATCCGCGAGGCCATGCAACAGCATGGCATCACCGCGATGGAGGACATCACCACGATCCTCCCTGCCGATGGCGAGCCGTGGCCCGCGGTGTCCGAGCGCGCGCTACGTTGCGTGGCGGCATGGCAGCAGCGGCATCCGCGCGCCGACATCTTGTTCGTCTGCCATGACGGCGTGATGCAGGCGATGGCCGAGGTGTTGTGCGGCGGCTTCTTCGAGAACCACCACGAGACGCCATTCCGCTACGCGCGGAACGGCAATGGCTGGAAGCTGGAGCAGATCGGCTAG
- a CDS encoding TRAP transporter substrate-binding protein has protein sequence MGTSAKIVGIAMAAAALLLPSSVGAQEVKHFRFAYDQPRNTGYSVAGDLFADKLKELSKGTMIVDQYPGAQLGQEPQLLQLVKSGDIEFAIISSANTATISPQAGVMSLHFLFRNDAHVIKALADPQVFDAIRTMIDDTAQGLHVIGTGSQGVRHIYSKKEIHNVGDLKGVKVRVQATATEDTMFPAYGAQTVHMPFGSVYTSLQTGVVDAAENSINVYLVNKHYEVAPVLSITEHEANNALLFVSDKLWQSLSAEQKGWVQAAANEVSAKEPQKAFELERSALTKLKSFGVKVVEDVDKKSFTAIADPYLDKLAKELGPHAEKIKNLIRAIN, from the coding sequence ATGGGCACTTCAGCCAAGATCGTCGGGATCGCCATGGCCGCGGCAGCGCTGCTGCTGCCGTCGAGCGTCGGCGCGCAGGAGGTCAAGCACTTCCGCTTCGCCTATGACCAGCCGCGCAACACCGGCTATTCGGTCGCCGGCGATCTGTTCGCCGACAAGCTCAAGGAATTGAGCAAGGGGACGATGATCGTCGATCAATATCCCGGCGCGCAACTCGGCCAGGAGCCGCAATTGCTGCAACTCGTGAAGTCGGGCGACATCGAGTTCGCCATCATCTCCTCCGCCAACACCGCGACGATCTCGCCGCAGGCCGGCGTGATGTCGCTGCACTTCCTGTTCCGCAACGATGCCCATGTGATCAAGGCGCTGGCCGACCCGCAGGTGTTCGATGCCATCAGGACCATGATCGACGACACCGCCCAGGGCCTGCATGTGATCGGCACCGGCTCGCAGGGTGTGCGGCACATCTACAGCAAGAAGGAGATCCACAATGTCGGCGACCTCAAGGGCGTGAAGGTGCGCGTGCAGGCGACCGCGACCGAGGACACCATGTTCCCGGCCTATGGCGCGCAAACCGTGCACATGCCGTTCGGCAGCGTCTACACCTCGCTGCAAACCGGGGTGGTCGACGCTGCCGAGAACAGCATCAACGTCTATCTCGTCAACAAGCATTACGAGGTCGCGCCGGTGCTCTCGATCACCGAGCACGAGGCCAACAACGCGCTGCTGTTCGTCTCCGACAAGCTCTGGCAGAGCCTCTCCGCCGAGCAGAAGGGCTGGGTGCAGGCCGCCGCCAACGAGGTCAGCGCCAAGGAGCCGCAGAAGGCCTTCGAGCTGGAGCGGAGCGCGCTGACCAAGCTGAAATCGTTCGGCGTCAAAGTGGTCGAGGATGTCGACAAGAAGAGCTTCACCGCGATAGCGGATCCCTATCTCGACAAGCTCGCCAAGGAGCTCGGCCCGCACGCCGAGAAGATCAAGAACCTGATCCGCGCGATCAATTAA
- a CDS encoding GntR family transcriptional regulator: MKAEPIPSELQTPSREEEQAEVIRRLEEDIIFGRFAPGLRLVEDTLMQRYGASRHFVRQALFQLERQGIVLREKNVGATVRFYSAEEVRQIYEVREMLTRQAALMIALPAPEGLIDQLSELQRHYCVKADAQDMRGIHETNDAFHLALFSACGNPYLVRSLQDYMNLTLPMRAKNLADSEGLALSRRQHELMIELLKGRDSWALAQLCVDHMQYSKADYLVRISNDKKPQ, translated from the coding sequence ATGAAAGCCGAGCCCATCCCGTCCGAACTCCAGACCCCCTCGCGCGAGGAGGAACAGGCGGAAGTGATCCGCCGGCTGGAGGAGGACATCATCTTCGGCCGCTTCGCGCCCGGCCTGCGGCTGGTCGAGGATACGCTGATGCAGCGCTACGGCGCGAGCCGGCATTTCGTCCGCCAAGCGCTGTTCCAGCTCGAGCGCCAGGGCATCGTGCTGCGCGAGAAGAATGTCGGCGCCACGGTGCGGTTCTATTCGGCCGAGGAAGTGCGCCAGATCTACGAGGTGCGCGAGATGCTGACGCGGCAGGCCGCACTGATGATCGCCCTGCCCGCACCGGAAGGCCTGATCGACCAATTGAGCGAGCTGCAACGGCATTACTGCGTCAAGGCCGACGCGCAGGACATGCGCGGCATTCACGAGACCAACGATGCATTCCACCTCGCGCTGTTCTCCGCCTGCGGCAATCCCTATCTGGTGCGATCGCTACAGGACTACATGAACCTGACGCTGCCGATGCGCGCCAAGAACCTCGCCGATAGCGAAGGCCTTGCGCTGTCGCGCCGCCAGCACGAACTGATGATCGAGCTCCTGAAGGGTCGCGACAGCTGGGCGCTGGCGCAGCTCTGCGTCGATCACATGCAGTACAGCAAGGCGGATTATCTGGTCCGCATCTCCAACGACAAAAAGCCGCAATAG
- a CDS encoding TRAP transporter small permease, whose translation MAIADRLVLQRQRHLKWRALDRLELILMMLCGVLCFGFSLSVTADIVTRTIGHPWLWLQEVTSTLFIYAIFIGAAAATRRNDHLYLTAISEAMHGRSRLVIEVIIRLVVLGVAFCLVWYGYLNYLRGFGSFRLPSGTPIASLYVVIPLSGLLIGLFTIEQLVNGIRNGFDRPEPADDDLAIPAINTGAQP comes from the coding sequence ATGGCCATCGCCGACAGACTGGTGCTGCAAAGGCAGCGGCATCTGAAGTGGCGGGCGCTCGACCGGCTCGAGCTGATCCTGATGATGCTGTGCGGCGTGCTGTGCTTCGGCTTCTCGCTCTCGGTCACTGCCGACATCGTCACCCGCACCATCGGTCATCCCTGGCTGTGGCTCCAAGAAGTGACTTCGACGCTGTTCATCTATGCGATCTTCATCGGCGCCGCGGCCGCGACCCGGCGCAACGATCATCTCTATCTCACCGCGATCTCGGAGGCGATGCACGGCAGGTCGCGGCTGGTCATCGAGGTCATCATCCGCTTGGTGGTGCTCGGCGTCGCCTTCTGCCTGGTCTGGTACGGCTATCTGAACTATTTGCGCGGCTTCGGTAGCTTCCGGCTGCCGTCGGGTACGCCGATCGCCTCGCTCTATGTGGTGATCCCGCTGTCCGGCCTCCTGATCGGCCTGTTCACGATCGAGCAGCTCGTCAACGGCATCCGTAACGGCTTCGATCGTCCGGAGCCGGCCGATGACGACCTTGCGATCCCGGCGATCAACACGGGAGCCCAGCCGTGA
- a CDS encoding IlvD/Edd family dehydratase — protein MADGLRKGLTSYGDAGFSLFLRKAFIKAMGYSDDALNRPIVGITNTYSDYNPCHGNVPQIIEAVKRGVMLSGAMPFVFPTISIAESFAHPTSMYLRNLMAMDTEEMIRAQPMDAVIVIGGCDKTLPAQIMAAISADLPTVVIPVGPMVVGHHKGEVLGACTDCRRLWGKYRAGEIDDTEIEAVNGRLAPSVGTCMVMGTASTMACITESLGLSLPMSATIPAPHAERFRSAEASGRVAAEMAKTKGPKPSEILTPASFRNAQVVMQAIGGSTNGLIHLTAIANRSPHKIDLAAFDKLGREVPVLVDLKPSGEHYMEHFHHAGGVPKLMAQLGDLIDLDARTITGQTLREVVANAEDVPGQDAIRSKANPIKSEGAMAILHGNLAPRGAVIKQSAASPKLLQHTGRAVVFESVEDMTLRVDDPALDVTADDVLVLRNAGPKGAPGMPEAGYLPIPKKLARTGVKDMVRISDARMSGTAFGTIVLHITPESAVGGPLGLVRNGDMIRLDVAKRSIDLLVDEAELQKRRAALAPAGTPDRAKRGYAHLFNETILQADEGCDFDFMRAKGK, from the coding sequence ATGGCCGACGGACTTCGCAAGGGACTGACCAGCTATGGTGACGCCGGCTTCTCGCTGTTCCTGCGCAAGGCCTTCATCAAGGCGATGGGCTATTCGGACGACGCGCTCAATCGCCCGATCGTCGGCATCACCAACACCTACAGTGACTACAACCCCTGCCACGGCAACGTGCCGCAGATCATCGAAGCGGTGAAGCGTGGCGTGATGCTGTCGGGCGCGATGCCGTTCGTGTTCCCGACCATCTCGATCGCCGAGAGCTTTGCGCATCCGACCTCGATGTATCTGCGCAATCTGATGGCGATGGATACCGAGGAGATGATCCGCGCCCAGCCGATGGATGCGGTGATCGTGATCGGCGGCTGCGACAAGACCCTGCCGGCACAGATCATGGCGGCGATCAGCGCCGATCTGCCGACGGTCGTGATTCCGGTCGGCCCGATGGTGGTCGGCCATCACAAGGGCGAGGTGCTCGGCGCCTGCACCGATTGCCGCCGGCTGTGGGGCAAGTATCGCGCCGGCGAGATCGACGACACCGAGATCGAGGCGGTCAACGGGCGCCTTGCGCCTTCCGTGGGCACGTGCATGGTGATGGGCACCGCCTCCACCATGGCCTGCATCACCGAGTCGCTGGGCCTGTCGCTGCCGATGAGCGCGACGATCCCGGCGCCACATGCCGAACGCTTCCGCTCCGCCGAGGCCAGCGGCCGCGTTGCCGCCGAGATGGCGAAGACCAAGGGGCCGAAGCCGAGCGAGATCCTGACGCCGGCTTCGTTCCGCAATGCGCAGGTCGTGATGCAGGCGATCGGCGGCTCGACCAACGGGCTGATCCACCTCACCGCGATCGCCAACCGTTCGCCGCACAAGATTGACCTCGCGGCGTTCGACAAGCTCGGCCGCGAGGTCCCCGTGCTGGTCGACCTCAAGCCGTCCGGCGAGCACTACATGGAGCACTTCCATCATGCCGGCGGCGTGCCGAAGCTGATGGCACAACTCGGCGACCTCATCGACTTGGACGCCAGGACCATCACCGGTCAGACCTTGCGCGAGGTCGTCGCCAACGCCGAGGACGTGCCGGGGCAGGATGCGATCCGCTCCAAGGCCAACCCGATCAAGTCCGAAGGTGCGATGGCGATCCTGCACGGCAATCTCGCGCCGCGCGGCGCCGTGATCAAGCAGTCGGCGGCGAGCCCGAAGCTGTTGCAGCACACCGGCCGTGCCGTGGTGTTCGAGTCGGTCGAGGACATGACGCTGCGGGTCGACGATCCCGCGCTCGACGTCACCGCCGACGACGTGCTGGTGCTGCGGAATGCCGGCCCGAAGGGCGCACCTGGCATGCCGGAGGCGGGTTACCTGCCGATCCCGAAGAAACTCGCCCGCACGGGTGTGAAGGACATGGTCCGGATCTCCGATGCGCGGATGAGCGGCACGGCGTTCGGCACCATCGTGCTGCACATCACGCCGGAGTCCGCCGTCGGCGGCCCGCTCGGCCTGGTGCGGAACGGCGACATGATCCGGCTCGACGTCGCCAAGCGCAGCATCGATCTGCTGGTCGACGAGGCAGAATTGCAGAAGCGCCGCGCGGCGCTCGCCCCGGCCGGCACGCCGGACAGGGCCAAACGCGGCTACGCGCATCTCTTCAACGAGACCATCCTGCAAGCCGACGAAGGCTGCGATTTCGACTTCATGCGCGCCAAGGGAAAGTAA